One region of Oryzias latipes chromosome 6, ASM223467v1 genomic DNA includes:
- the LOC101161150 gene encoding lysM and putative peptidoglycan-binding domain-containing protein 4: MRRGEHGPQAFQAPVDVHASEDGQVFMFRRTANELTTSSDDEELSVVEMRQMKLDNHRNVQLLERKVLEDDNLSKLALQYGCKVGDIKQVNNLMQEQDLFALKSIKIPVPKHSFLTETLSGRDDPLEEVPHSSGLTRGDRSLSHVQQVTDFLVEVDNDIDKLIQTTADRDEVSSEKPRRLGLRRRRSKSHGADWGIQWWNAVVAMLLIGIVMPLFYVIYFKTKDNGAGLSDGGALRSSTSSPNSTATDFSTRGAEPFKEPG; this comes from the exons ATGCGTCGAGGGGAGCATGGCCCACAAGCTTTCCAGGCCCCTGTGGACGTTCATGCCAGCGAAGACGGACAGGTGTTCATGTTCAGGAGGACGGCGAATGAACTGACTACGTCCTCTGACGACGAGGAGCTCAGTGTGGTGGAGATGAGGCAGATGAAGCTGGACAACCACAGAAATGTTCAGCTGCTGGAGCGGAAGGTTTTAGAGGATGATAATCTGAGCAAGCTTGCACTGCAGTACGGATGCAAG GTGGGAGATATAAAGCAAGTGAACAACCTTATGCAAGAGCAGGATCTGTTTGCACTGAAATCTATCAAAATACCAGTTCCGAAGCACAGCTTTCTGACAGAGACCCTGTCGGGCCGAGATGATCCCCTGGAGGAAGTGCCACACTCGTCTGGCCTGACGAGAGGTGACAGGAGCCTGTCGCACGTGCAGCAGGTGACAGACTTTCTCGTGGAGGTGGATAATGATATTGATAAACTGATTCAGACGACAGCTGATCGAGACGAGGTTTCCTCTGAGAAACCACGAAGGTTGGGTTTGAGAAGGCGGCGCTCCAAAAGTCACGGCGCTGACTGGGGAATCCAGTGGTGGAacgctgtggtagccatgctctTGATAGGCATCGTCATGCCCTTGTTTTACGTCATTTATTTCAAAACCAAAGATAATGGGGCGGGTTTGTCAGACGGCGGTGCCTTacgctcctccacctcctctccgAACAGCACAGCGACAGATTTCAGCACAAGAGGAGCCGAGCCCTTTAAAGAGCCAGGATAG